The Pan paniscus chromosome 12, NHGRI_mPanPan1-v2.0_pri, whole genome shotgun sequence genome window below encodes:
- the MRPL35 gene encoding large ribosomal subunit protein bL35m — MAASAFAGAVRAASGILRPLNILASSTYRNCVKNASLISALSTGRFSHIQTPVVSSTPRLTTSERNLTCGHTSAILNRVAPVLPSVLKLPVRSLTYFSARKGKRKTVKAVIDRFLRLHCGLWVRRKAGYKKKLWKKTPARKKRLREFVFCNKTQSKLLDKMTTSFWKRRNWYVDDPYQKYHDRTNLKV; from the exons GAATCCTACGGCCCCTGAATATTTTGGCATCTTCAACCTACCGCAACTGTGTCAAGAATGCCTCTCTTATTTCTGCATTGTCCACTGGACGTTTTAGTCATATTCAGACACCAGTTGTTTCCTCCACTCCCAGACTTACCACATCTGAGAGAAACCTGACATGTGGGCATACCTCAGCGATCCTTAATAG agtgGCCCCCGTGCTTCCAAGTGTCCTGAAGCTGCCAGTCAGATCTCTAACATACTTCAGTGCAagaaaaggcaagagaaagaccGTGAAAGCTGTCATCGATAGGTTTCTTCGACTTCATTGTGGCCTTTGGGTGAGGAGAAAG GCTGGCTATAAGAAGAAATTATGGAAAAAGACACCTGCAAGGAAGAAGCGATTGAGGGAATTTGTATTCTGCAATAAAACCCAGAGTAAACTCTTAGATAAAATGACGACGTCCTTCTGGAAGAGGCGAAACTGGTACGTTGATGATCCTTATCAGAAGTATCATGATCGAACAAACCTGAAAGTATAG